The sequence below is a genomic window from Anaerocolumna chitinilytica.
ATAAATCGTTTAAATGAATATATGGAAGATATATCTGCAATAACGGAAGAATTGTCATCTGGAATGGAAGAAACATCAGCCTCTACAGAAGAAGTGACTGCTACCGTTGAAGAGATTAATTCAGCAGTACAAAATGTTTCGCAAAAGGCACAGTATGGTGCAGTCACGGTAGAAGACATTAATAACCGGGCATTAACCCTTAAGAGTGATTTTGAAAAGGCACAGCAGGAAGCTTATAACATTCGCACTCGAGTACAGGTTAAATTGGAAAAATCATTGGAAGAAGCAAAGTCAGTTATACAAATTAACGAGCTGGCGAATGGGATTCTTGGCATAGCAAGTCAAACAAACCTGCTTGCTCTTAATGCATCGATTGAGGCAGCACGGGCAGGCGATGCAGGCAAAGGATTCGCTGTAGTTGCAGGAGAAATAGGTAAATTAGCGGATGAATCTACCAGAATTGTAAGTCAGATGCAGCAGATTAATCAGCAGGTATTAAGCGCAGTTGGCAATTTATCCGAACATGCAAAGGAGTTGATGCAGTTTGTCTCGGTAAATGTAGTCGAGGATTATCAAAAAATACTTTCAGCAACGAATGAATATACCAATGATGCAAATAAAGTGGATGATATTGTTACAGACTTAAGTTCAACATCACAGGAGCTATTGGCATCGATACAAAATATTACTACAGCAATAACCGAAGTTGCAACGGCTACAACGGAAGGGGCCCAGGGAACTGCCAATATTGCCGGAAGGGCCGGTGAATCAGCCTTAGAATCGAGTAAAACAGTTGTTGAAACAGGAAAAGTTAAAGATGCTGTGGAAGAGTTAATTGGAGCTGTAAAGCTTTTTAGAATATAAAGAAAGTAAAAGAAAAATCAGATGATTAAATGGTAAGAGCCTTAAAATGTCAATGATCATACAATTTTAAGGCTCTTTCTATATAATTAGGGATCAAATACAAGCAATGGATGACTTGCGGCAGGTCACTTACCGGGGAAGTTAAATCGGTATTAAAGGAAGAATTAATTGAATATGAGTTCCTTCCTTAGTGGAACTTATAATATTTATGGAATAATTATCTCCATAAAATAAACGGATACGTCTTTTTATATTGTTTAGACCAATACTTGTTCGGTCAGAGGCTGATTTTTCAAGCGTTATTTCAGAATTAAAAGCATTTATAACCTCTTCGGGCATTCCTTTGCCATTATCCATGATGTCAATGATTAATCTTGTGCAGTTGTCTGTACTAAGTCTTACGATAACATCACCATTTTTTGAAATATCGTCGAGCCCATGTAAAACAGCATTTTCAACAAGTGGTTGTAATAGAAGGGGCAAAATCTGATATTCGCTGGGGGAAAAATGTTCTGGTATTTCAATGGTATAATCAATACGTTCTTCAAATCGAAGTTTTTGAATCTGTAAATAAACATCAATGTAATCTAATTCTTTATCCAGAGTAGTAGAAAAGGTTTCTGCATTTTCCAGCACATAACGGAGGGATTTACCCAACAGCAGGATGGCACTGGATACATTCTGGTTATTTTCTTCAATGGCCAGCATTCGGATTGTTTCCAATGTATTATATATAAAGTGAGGATTTATCTGACTTGTTAAAATTTTAAACTCCATTTGCTGCTGCTGATTTAACATTTCTTTTTCAAGCAACTGTGCTTCGTACATTTTAGCTTCTTTATCTTTTAAATCCAGCACCATATGCTGTAAATCAGTAAAAGTCTCTGATAATTCATCATCTCCTCGAAGGGAATCTATCATATTAAAGTCTCCCTTGCTGGCATTTTTCATAGCCAGTCTTAAGGTTAAAATACGGGAACTGAAAAAATTAGTATAAAAAACAATGCCCATTAAAGGAATAATAACAGAGAGGAGGGTTATAGCTGCACACAAAATAACAATATTAACAAATTTATTATTGGCAGCAAAATCAATGGTCGTAACATAAAGTATATCCTTTGACTGGTAGACGGGCAGGGAGGATATATAGCCAAAGACAGTCTTATCTTTATAATGTATCAAGCCATTATAGAGGAAATAGCGCGAATTATAGTTAATCGGAACGGACTGGTCCTTTTCTTGCATGGAACGTGTAGTACTGAAAAATATTGGCTCCTTGTTAAGGGATATAGCTGTGTATAAAGAATTATTCTGGATTTTGTTTTTTAAAAAATTATTGCTGACAGTAATCACTAAAATGGCAGAATAATCAGTCTTTACCAAAGGGATAGAGCGAACCAATAATAATTCTGAGGAAGGATTACCAATAGTCCTGTTAAAAAAATTATAACCCCAGGAACTGCCGGAAGGAACGGATACCTTGGAGAATAATTTATCTATTATTTCCGGAGTCGCAGTCTTAATATATTTACCCTCAACAAGAGTAGGATTTGTGGTATAAACAGTTATTGAAGTCATGGAAGTAGTTGTATCCATATAATCCTGAAAGCGGTCATAATCAGCTATTGCAGCTGAAGCATCTTTGGGGTTGGCATAATGTGTTGTTAGGATCTTATGAAGTGTTTTATCATCTATCAGATCAGAGGACACATTAAAGAGATTTATAACACAATCAACGATGATAGACTTTACACGAATATTATCAGACTCCAGCTGAGAGCTGGTTTGTTGGTACAAAGCTTTTACAAAGTAGGAAGTTAAGGCAATACCGATAAATGAAACGGGTATAATAATTAATGGAATTAATATAAAATACATTTGTTTTCTGACTTTAATCTGTAGTACAGTATTTGGTTTTTTAGGTAGAATCATATATACTCCTGTTACAAGATGTTAACCTATAGGTCTTTTTTTCGGTATTCCGCCGGGGTTAATCCGGTATTCTTTTTGAATTTCATATAAAAATAGTCTGTATTCTGATAACCAACTTTTTCTGCAATTTCATAGATTTTCAGAGATTTTTGTTTCAATAATTCTTTGGAACTCTCTATTCTTATTTTGTCGACATAGGAGTTGAAACTTTCTCCAATCTTCAAATTAAAAATTTTACCCAGGTAGGAACTGTTATACCCAAAAAGAGAAGCTATATTTTCCAATCTTATATTTTCCATATAATTGTGCTGGATATAATAAAGGATATCATCAATAACACTGTCTCTGGAAAAATTACCAATACAGTTCATAACAACTTCAAACTGCTCTGTAAAAAATAAAAATATTTCATACAGATAATTTTTGGTCTGAATAAAATCTATAATCTGTGCATTTGTAGGTATGGTCAATTTTTTTGCCGAATAAAGGTTATTTAGTTTATCTTTTATTTCTATAAATAAATCTGTTAAAAATAACTTTATATCATGAATACTGTCTTGTGAATTGTACAATTTTATCTCCAGATTATGAAGCGTATCAGCGACGGCTTTACGATTAAAGGACTGGATATAAGCAACCAGTCTGGCACAATAATCTAATAACAGCTCATGGGTCATATAATACGCATTGCTATTGTTTTCAGGGAGCTGCTCATAACCGATAGTATGCTGATCTATTTCACAAAAAAAACGACGTTGTAACAGAGAAAAGGAGTCTTTATAGGAAATATGGATATCCTTAGGGGACGTTACTGTTCGTCCATAAGTTATAAATAAAGAATCCAAGGGAGAACCTTTTTGTGGCTTCAATTCTCTTTCAAAATGTTTTAAAAATTCCTTGAATTTCAGAATTGCAAATTCACCTTTCAGTATAATTACTTCATTATTACCGGCATTAACACTATGAAAGGAACTGTTATCCTGATTCGTTACTTTCAATAATTCGGAAAAATGATAAGTGATATCTGCAATATTACGGCTGTATTTTTCATAAATCAATACCTGGTAAATATTTGCGTTCAGGTGCAAGTCATCAAAATTGATGTTTGATAAATCAGCAGTGCCCTGGAGCAAATCCAGTAATATTGTATTTTCAGCTTTTTCCTTATAATGATTGATTGTTAAGCGATGAGCAGATTCCTCCTTGATTTGATCAGAGAGTGAGGATAAAGCTGCTTTCAGTTCATTTACATCAATAGGTTTTGTTAAATAATACTTTACATCATACCGGATTGCTTCCTGAGCATACTTAAAATCAGAATACCCACTTAAGATTATAACTTTTCCTTTGTATTTATTTGAACGTGCATTGTTTAAAACTTCTAATCCGTCCATTCCGGGCATTTTTATATCTAATAATACAATATCTGGTTTCGTTTTATTTATTTCAGCAAGGGTTTCAACTCCATTGGATGCTTCCCCAATTATATTAAACCCCAGCATCTCCCAATCTATAATCTTTTTTAAGCCTCTTCTTATAATAGCTTCGTCATCAGCGATTAAAACTGTATACATAACTTATCACATCTGCCTTTCTTATAGTAGAAGTATCGTATTCTATTATCGTTAAATTTCTGCCATCGAACTGTTAATACGTTTGTGATTGATCAGCTTACACAAAAACAGTAGAGATATGATCAAAAGCAACGCCAGTCTTAGGACAAGTATATGTTATGTATAACATTTTTGTAAAACAATAAGTTTTACTATAGATAATATGTATACAATATGGCCTGTTATAGTGTAATTATTGTTAGTATTTAATAATAGCAGTAATCCTTCATTATTTCCACCTTAAAATTCCTACCTAAATCCTTTGAATTTTAGTGAATTTAGAAATTTAGTATGAATTTTTAAAGAAAAAAGCTAGGATGTTTGGGGTAGAACGAAATCTAGCAGGATGATAAAATCAACGTAAATCAAAAACATAGACATCAATCCTATCAGACGGGTTATAGTGGCTGATAGTGATGTTTATGAGAGGAGGAAAGAAATAGATGTCAGTATCAGCATCAAAAAACGTCAAAAATGGCCGTTCAAAGCGTGGGAAGCAATTATTTTTATTAACTCTTCCTTTTCTCGTATTAGTATTTGCATTTTCCTACTTTCCATTACATGGTTGGATATATGCTTTTTATGATTATAAGGCACCTTTAAAGTTATTTCAAACTGATTTTGTAGGTCTGAAATGGTTTAAGTTATTATTTGCAAATAAAATGCAGCTTCAACAATTGGGGCAGGTAATGCAAAATACTTTTGCCATGAGCACAATTGGGATAGCAACCTCCTTTTTACCGGTTTTGTTTGCCGTATTTCTCAATGAAATCAAGTGTACTCCCTTTAAGAAAATTGTACAGACTTTAACAACCATACCCAATTTTATCAGCTGGGTTCTTGTTTATTCAATAGCTTTTAATTTGTTATCCAATACGGGCCTCGTAAATACACTTTTACAGGAATGGGGAATCACAGATAGTGTTATTGATTTTCTGAGCAGTGATAAACATACTTATTTAGCTATGTGGCTATGGGGTACCTGGAAAGGGCTTGGATGGGGAGCAATTATGTACCTGGCAGCTATTGCAGGTATTGATCAGGAATTATATGAGGCAGCAAAGGTTGATGGTGCAAACCGCTTTAAACTAATGAAATATATAACCATTCCTGAGTTGATGCCTACTTATTTTGTTTTACTTATGCTTAGTGTGGCTAATTTTATCAATAACGGTATGGATCAATATTATGTTTTTCAGAATGCCTTTAATAAAGAACATATACAGGTTTTGGATTTGTATGTCTATAACATCGGTATGTCCGGAAGCAGTTTGTCATTGGCTACCGCCATTAGCATGATGAAAAGTATCGTCAGCGTCACATTGCTGGTTTTTATAAATTATGTATCGAAAAAAACCAGAGGACAGTCAATTATCTAAAAGTTATTGGTGTTAGATAAGAGACATCCTGATTTTAGGTGTGCACTGAAGCACAGATGGGAGCTTATAATGAGAATTCGAAAAAAAATAAAGAATAATACAGGGCAGGATATTGCATTTAGCATTTTTAATTATACTTTTTTTGCTTTGTTTACCCTGGTATGTTTCTATCCGTTTTATTATCTTATAATTAATACAATAAGTGCAAATGATTTAAGTGCAAATGGCTTTATTCGTTTTCTGCCAAAGAATATACATTTTGAAAATTATATTCAGGTCCTAAAGCTGGAAGGCCTCTCAAGAGCAGCATTAATCTCCGTAGGCAGGACATTAATTGGAACTACCTGTACCGTAATGAGCTCTGCTTTTCTTGGCTATTTATTCTCTCAGGAAGATATGTGGAAAAGAAAATTATGGTACCGTCTTCTGGTAGTAACCATGTATTTTAATGCCGGGCTGATACCTATGTATCTTACGATGAAAAATCTTCATTTAACAAATAGCTTCTGGGTATATATCATTCCGGCAATTGTACAGCCTTTTAATATCATTCTGGTTAAGACTTACATAGAATCAACACCTGCATCTTTGCAGGAGGCAGCGGAAATTGACGGAGCCGGAATATTAACCGTATTTTTCCGGATTATATTCCCTATCTCAAAACCAATCCTTGCAAC
It includes:
- a CDS encoding methyl-accepting chemotaxis protein is translated as MKRRSSIMVKIVGGFLGITVTAAVVLILILSKIHSITLTASSINNTYLPLYENTNQVIENSLAEVAALRGYVITEDESFITHFQELTVKSDALFDKILHNSVLESEKKLGEESQKLENDYVKIATSSLIPAVKEGKDGEVLDIMKNQMVPAAKALSDKLDEYQAYRENQMSELLNSSSLAAAMMEKIVIASIIVFLIVAIILSFLISGMIIKPIRRMQKELLEAEKNNDLTCQIIVKSNDEIGAMADALNLFIEKIRNSFHRVSDSAFLVNDSVYSVNTSINRLNEYMEDISAITEELSSGMEETSASTEEVTATVEEINSAVQNVSQKAQYGAVTVEDINNRALTLKSDFEKAQQEAYNIRTRVQVKLEKSLEEAKSVIQINELANGILGIASQTNLLALNASIEAARAGDAGKGFAVVAGEIGKLADESTRIVSQMQQINQQVLSAVGNLSEHAKELMQFVSVNVVEDYQKILSATNEYTNDANKVDDIVTDLSSTSQELLASIQNITTAITEVATATTEGAQGTANIAGRAGESALESSKTVVETGKVKDAVEELIGAVKLFRI
- a CDS encoding sensor histidine kinase — encoded protein: MILPKKPNTVLQIKVRKQMYFILIPLIIIPVSFIGIALTSYFVKALYQQTSSQLESDNIRVKSIIVDCVINLFNVSSDLIDDKTLHKILTTHYANPKDASAAIADYDRFQDYMDTTTSMTSITVYTTNPTLVEGKYIKTATPEIIDKLFSKVSVPSGSSWGYNFFNRTIGNPSSELLLVRSIPLVKTDYSAILVITVSNNFLKNKIQNNSLYTAISLNKEPIFFSTTRSMQEKDQSVPINYNSRYFLYNGLIHYKDKTVFGYISSLPVYQSKDILYVTTIDFAANNKFVNIVILCAAITLLSVIIPLMGIVFYTNFFSSRILTLRLAMKNASKGDFNMIDSLRGDDELSETFTDLQHMVLDLKDKEAKMYEAQLLEKEMLNQQQQMEFKILTSQINPHFIYNTLETIRMLAIEENNQNVSSAILLLGKSLRYVLENAETFSTTLDKELDYIDVYLQIQKLRFEERIDYTIEIPEHFSPSEYQILPLLLQPLVENAVLHGLDDISKNGDVIVRLSTDNCTRLIIDIMDNGKGMPEEVINAFNSEITLEKSASDRTSIGLNNIKRRIRLFYGDNYSINIISSTKEGTHIQLILPLIPI
- a CDS encoding response regulator transcription factor, with translation MYTVLIADDEAIIRRGLKKIIDWEMLGFNIIGEASNGVETLAEINKTKPDIVLLDIKMPGMDGLEVLNNARSNKYKGKVIILSGYSDFKYAQEAIRYDVKYYLTKPIDVNELKAALSSLSDQIKEESAHRLTINHYKEKAENTILLDLLQGTADLSNINFDDLHLNANIYQVLIYEKYSRNIADITYHFSELLKVTNQDNSSFHSVNAGNNEVIILKGEFAILKFKEFLKHFERELKPQKGSPLDSLFITYGRTVTSPKDIHISYKDSFSLLQRRFFCEIDQHTIGYEQLPENNSNAYYMTHELLLDYCARLVAYIQSFNRKAVADTLHNLEIKLYNSQDSIHDIKLFLTDLFIEIKDKLNNLYSAKKLTIPTNAQIIDFIQTKNYLYEIFLFFTEQFEVVMNCIGNFSRDSVIDDILYYIQHNYMENIRLENIASLFGYNSSYLGKIFNLKIGESFNSYVDKIRIESSKELLKQKSLKIYEIAEKVGYQNTDYFYMKFKKNTGLTPAEYRKKDL
- a CDS encoding ABC transporter permease gives rise to the protein MSVSASKNVKNGRSKRGKQLFLLTLPFLVLVFAFSYFPLHGWIYAFYDYKAPLKLFQTDFVGLKWFKLLFANKMQLQQLGQVMQNTFAMSTIGIATSFLPVLFAVFLNEIKCTPFKKIVQTLTTIPNFISWVLVYSIAFNLLSNTGLVNTLLQEWGITDSVIDFLSSDKHTYLAMWLWGTWKGLGWGAIMYLAAIAGIDQELYEAAKVDGANRFKLMKYITIPELMPTYFVLLMLSVANFINNGMDQYYVFQNAFNKEHIQVLDLYVYNIGMSGSSLSLATAISMMKSIVSVTLLVFINYVSKKTRGQSII
- a CDS encoding carbohydrate ABC transporter permease, encoding MRIRKKIKNNTGQDIAFSIFNYTFFALFTLVCFYPFYYLIINTISANDLSANGFIRFLPKNIHFENYIQVLKLEGLSRAALISVGRTLIGTTCTVMSSAFLGYLFSQEDMWKRKLWYRLLVVTMYFNAGLIPMYLTMKNLHLTNSFWVYIIPAIVQPFNIILVKTYIESTPASLQEAAEIDGAGILTVFFRIIFPISKPILATITIFSAVGQWNSFGDTLIYITNQKLYSLQYLLYVYINQANSLAQLVKTSTSGGVNVQSLITQQTPTSIRMTVSIIVVLPILFIYPIFQRYFIKGIMMGSVKG